A single bacterium DNA region contains:
- a CDS encoding Crp/Fnr family transcriptional regulator, which yields MTPPFSLKRIPLFSELSESELERIYPLLKRRRYPKGHAVIKEGERGDVIYLIESGQVKVTRQSLDGREKILDILSDGSFFGELSVLDEMPRSATVETMGEVSILTLHKNDFLRLLEEIPPIAVKIIRVLSRRLRAADSQIEDLTFKSSREKIESMFIKLRDAHGVADHRGVRLAVSLTHQELADMAGCSRETVCRYVKELKDKGCITVDDAKRYIFLKSATAKP from the coding sequence ATGACGCCCCCGTTCAGTCTGAAGCGGATTCCACTGTTCAGCGAGCTGTCGGAGTCTGAATTGGAGCGGATTTACCCGCTCCTCAAACGCCGCCGATACCCCAAAGGCCACGCCGTCATCAAGGAGGGCGAACGGGGCGACGTCATCTACCTCATCGAGAGCGGGCAGGTCAAGGTCACCCGCCAGAGCCTGGACGGGAGGGAGAAAATCCTCGACATCCTCTCCGACGGGTCCTTCTTCGGCGAGCTCAGTGTCCTGGACGAGATGCCGCGCAGCGCCACCGTGGAGACGATGGGCGAGGTCTCCATCCTCACCCTGCACAAGAACGACTTCCTGCGGCTGTTGGAGGAGATACCGCCGATAGCGGTCAAGATAATCCGCGTCCTCTCCCGGCGCCTGCGGGCGGCCGATTCACAGATCGAAGACCTCACGTTCAAATCCAGCCGGGAGAAAATCGAGTCCATGTTCATCAAATTGCGCGACGCCCACGGGGTTGCCGACCACCGCGGCGTCCGTCTCGCCGTGTCCCTCACCCACCAGGAACTGGCGGATATGGCCGGGTGCAGCCGGGAGACCGTCTGTCGGTACGTCAAGGAGCTCAAGGACAAGGGCTGCATCACCGTGGACGACGCCAAGCGCTACATTTTCCTGAAATCTGCGACGGCGAAGCCGTAA
- a CDS encoding GNAT family N-acetyltransferase: MPSPTDRVILERLEAADHDRLVSLWTAAGLEHKPRGRDSRPAFERQLGLGMVAYFGLFRDGELLGSVLASHDGRKGWINRLAVAPAHRRKGLARRLIVAAEEWLASQGLEIYACLVEGWNRGSRDAFAACGYEPYPGVVYLTKRRHPEV, from the coding sequence ATGCCCTCACCGACGGATCGGGTGATACTCGAGAGGCTCGAGGCGGCCGATCACGACCGCCTCGTTTCCCTGTGGACCGCGGCCGGTCTCGAGCACAAGCCCCGCGGACGTGACTCTCGCCCCGCCTTCGAGCGGCAGCTGGGGCTGGGCATGGTCGCCTACTTCGGTCTGTTCCGGGACGGGGAGCTCCTGGGGAGCGTTCTGGCCAGTCACGACGGGCGGAAGGGCTGGATCAACCGGCTGGCCGTGGCCCCGGCCCACAGGCGAAAGGGGCTGGCGCGCAGGCTCATCGTCGCGGCCGAGGAGTGGCTCGCCTCGCAGGGGTTGGAAATTTACGCCTGCCTCGTCGAGGGGTGGAACAGGGGATCCCGGGACGCCTTCGCCGCTTGCGGCTATGAGCCGTACCCCGGGGTGGTCTACCTGACGAAGCGGAGGCACCCGGAGGTCTGA
- a CDS encoding methyltransferase domain-containing protein gives MTRPEQPPRFWLDFLAWQADQTKRTRRYLARRAALREGLAVEVACGTGLVLSELKSTRPGLKAVGLDVDPLILREADPEISRVAGLAEALPFADGCAAAVIFHLGLMWVRPAEALAEAERVLKRGGHLILAAEPDYAGMLIHPEPDGRTPMAEKLARGIQRAGGDPYIGRRLPVLVDSAGLKILEYGLASRPWRYGREDLEELDRVFGFRREIHPRSGGVWWTNARRAARHGSYVEFLPVFYLLAVKR, from the coding sequence ATGACCCGACCCGAACAGCCCCCCCGGTTCTGGCTGGACTTCCTCGCCTGGCAGGCGGACCAGACCAAAAGGACGAGGCGCTACCTGGCCCGCCGCGCCGCGTTGCGCGAGGGGCTGGCCGTCGAGGTCGCCTGCGGCACCGGCCTGGTTCTCTCGGAGCTCAAGTCCACCCGACCGGGGCTGAAGGCCGTCGGGCTGGATGTTGACCCGCTGATTCTGCGCGAGGCCGACCCCGAAATTTCCCGGGTGGCGGGTTTGGCTGAAGCGCTGCCCTTCGCCGACGGGTGCGCCGCGGCGGTCATCTTCCACCTCGGCCTCATGTGGGTCAGGCCCGCCGAGGCGCTCGCCGAGGCCGAGCGGGTCCTGAAAAGGGGGGGGCATCTGATTCTGGCCGCCGAGCCGGATTACGCCGGGATGCTCATCCATCCGGAACCCGACGGTCGGACGCCCATGGCCGAGAAGTTGGCCCGGGGCATCCAGCGCGCCGGCGGCGACCCCTACATCGGGAGGCGGCTACCCGTCCTGGTGGACTCCGCAGGGCTGAAAATTCTCGAGTACGGCCTCGCCTCCCGGCCCTGGCGGTACGGCCGGGAAGACCTGGAGGAGCTGGACCGGGTGTTCGGATTCCGCCGGGAGATTCACCCCCGTTCGGGCGGCGTCTGGTGGACGAACGCCCGCCGGGCGGCCAGGCACGGCTCCTACGTCGAGTTCCTCCCCGTGTTCTACCTCCTGGCGGTCAAGCGATGA